From Panicum hallii strain FIL2 chromosome 2, PHallii_v3.1, whole genome shotgun sequence, a single genomic window includes:
- the LOC112882139 gene encoding peroxidase 2-like: protein MGRLAALTTLLALLCSVTCCQAEGYGYGYPGSGGGYPSPSPTPPAPTPSGAGLAVGFYRDACPNAEAIVRDVVEKAVEQNPGVGAGLIRMLFHDCFVQGCDASVLLDPTAANSQPEKLSPPNSPSLRGFEVIDAAKAALEAACPGTVSCADIVAFAGRDASAVLSDGRADFDMPAGRRDGRLSSANDALQFLPPPSFNLSELAASFAAKGLDANDLVVLSGAHTVGRSHCSSFVGDGRLNASTSDMNPALAASLRSQCPANPTAANDPTVVQDVVTPGKLDSQYYKNVLNRNVLFTSDAALLKSGQTAAAVVLNAFVPGLWEQKFAKAMVKMASIEVKTGANGEIRRNCRVVN from the exons ATGGGTAGGCTTGCCGCTCTGACGACCTTGCTTGCGCTGCTGTGCTCGGTAACGTGCTGCCAAGCTGAGGGCTACGGCTACGGTTACCCTGGCTCGGGAGGGGGTTACCCAAGTCCCAGCCCGACGCCACCGGCCCCGACTCCGAGTGGCGCCGGCCTGGCGGTGGGCTTCTACAGGGACGCGTGCCCGAACGCCGAAGCCATCGTGAGAGACGTCGTCGAGAAGGCGGTGGAGCAGAACCCCGGCGTCGGGGCAGGGCTCATCCGGATGCTCTTCCACGACTGCTTCGTCCAG GGGTGTGACGCGTCCGTGCTGCTCGACCCGACGGCGGCGAACTCGCAGCCGGAGAAGCTGTCCCCGCCCAACTCCCCCAGCCTGCGCGGCTTCGAGGTCATCGACGCGGCCAAGGCGGCGCTCGAGGCCGCCTGCCCGGGCACGGTCTCCTGCGCCGACATCGTCGCCTTCGCAGGCCGCGACGCCAGCGCCGTCCTCAGCGACGGCCGGGCCGACTTCGACATGCCCGCGGGCCGCCGCGACGGCCGCTTGTCCAGCGCCAACGACGCGCTCCAGTTCCTTCCGCCGCCCTCGTTCAACCTCTCCGAGCTCGCCGCCAGCTTCGCCGCCAAGGGGCTCGACGCCAACGACCTCGTCGTGCTCTCCGGCGCCCACACCGTCGGCCGCTCCCACTGCTCATCCTTCGTCGGCGACGGCCGCCTCAACGCATCCACGTCCGACATGAACCCGGCGCTGGCCGCCTCGCTGCGCAGCCAGTGCCCGGCGAACCCGACCGCGGCCAACGACCCCACCGTGGTGCAGGACGTCGTCACCCCCGGCAAGCTGGACAGCCAGTACTACAAGAACGTGCTCAACCGCAACGTGCTCTTCACGTCGGACGCGGCGTTGCTCAAGTCAgggcagacggcggcggcggtggtgctgaaCGCGTTCGTTCCCGGTCTGTGGGAGCAGAAGTTCGCCAAGGCCATGGTGAAGATGGCCAGCATAGAGGTGAAGACCGGCGCCAACGGCGAGATCAGGAGGAACTGCAGGGTCGTCAACTAG
- the LOC112882190 gene encoding peroxidase 2-like has protein sequence MARLAALTTLLALLCSVTRCQAEGYGYGYPGSGGGYPSPRPTPPAPTPSGAGLAVGFYRDACPNAEAIVRDVVEKAVEQNPGVGAGLIRMLFHDCFVQGCDASVLLDPTAANSQPEKLSPPNSPSLRGFEVIDAAKAALEASCPGTVSCADIVAFAGRDASAVLSDGRADFDMPAGRRDGRVSSANDALQFLPPPSFNLSELAASFAAKGLDANDLVVLSGAHTVGRSHCSSFVGDGRLNASTSDMNPALAASLRSQCPANPTAANDPTVVQDVVTPGKLDSQYYKNVLNRNVLFTSDAALLKSGQTAAAVVLNAFVPGLWEQKFAKAMVKMASIEVKTGANGEIRRNCRVVN, from the exons ATGGCCAGGCTTGCCGCTCTTACGACCTTGCTTGCGCTGCTGTGCTCGGTGACGCGCTGCCAAGCTGAGGGCTACGGCTACGGTTACCCTGGCTCGGGAGGGGGTTACCCAAGTCCCCGCCCGACGCCACCGGCCCCGACTCCGAGTGGCGCCGGCCTGGCGGTGGGCTTCTACAGGGACGCGTGCCCGAACGCCGAAGCCATCGTGAGAGACGTCGTCGAGAAGGCGGTGGAGCAGAACCCCGGCGTCGGGGCAGGGCTCATCCGGATGCTCTTCCACGACTGCTTCGTCCAG GGGTGTGACGCGTCCGTGCTGCTCGACCCGACGGCGGCGAACTCGCAGCCGGAGAAGCTGTCCCCGCCCAACTCCCCCAGCCTGCGCGGCTTCGAGGTCATCGACGCGGCCAAGGCGGCGCTCGAGGCCTCCTGCCCGGGCACGGTCTCCTGCGCCGACATCGTCGCCTTCGCAGGCCGCGACGCCAGCGCCGTCCTCAGCGACGGCCGGGCCGACTTCGACATGCCCGCGGGCCGCCGCGACGGCCGCGTGTCTAGCGCCAACGACGCGCTCCAGTTCCTTCCGCCGCCCTCGTTCAACCTCTCCGAGCTCGCCGCCAGCTTCGCCGCCAAGGGGCTCGACGCCAACGACCTCGTCGTGCTCTCCGGCGCCCACACCGTCGGCCGCTCCCACTGCTCATCCTTCGTCGGCGACGGCCGCCTCAACGCATCCACGTCCGACATGAACCCGGCGCTGGCCGCCTCGCTGCGCAGCCAGTGCCCGGCGAACCCGACCGCGGCCAACGACCCCACCGTGGTGCAGGACGTCGTCACCCCCGGCAAGCTGGACAGCCAGTACTACAAGAACGTGCTCAACCGCAACGTGCTCTTCACGTCGGACGCGGCGTTGCTCAAGTCAgggcagacggcggcggcggtggtgctgaaCGCGTTCGTCCCCGGTCTGTGGGAGCAGAAGTTCGCCAAGGCCATGGTGAAGATGGCCAGCATAGAGGTGAAGACCGGCGCCAACGGCGAGATCAGGAGGAACTGCAGGGTCGTCAACTAG
- the LOC112880528 gene encoding calcium/calmodulin-dependent serine/threonine-protein kinase 1-like, with protein MGLCHGKPTQIPELDAEEDPHVASGAGDGASSPSAAAPAAKPGTPKQPKFPFYLPSPLPPSSYKGSPANSSVATTPARGGFKRPFPPPSPAKHIRALLARRHGSVKPNEASIPEGGEPELGLDKSFGFSKHFFAKYDLGEEVGRGHFGYTCSAKAKKGEHKGQDVAVKVIPKTKMTTAIAIEDVRREVRILSSLTGHNNLVQFYDAFEDEDNVYIVMELCKGGELLDRILARGGKYSEEDAKVVMVQILSVVSFCHLQGVVHRDLKPENFLFSSKDENSPLKVIDFGLSDFVKPDERLNDIVGSAYYVAPEVLHRSYGTEADMWSIGVIAYILLCGSRPFWARTESGIFRAVLKAEPSFDEAPWPTLTAEAKDFVKRLLNKDYRKRMTAAQALSHPWIRSAHQVKVPLDMIIYKLMRAYISSSSLRKSALRALAKTLTTNQLFYVREQFELLGPNKNGYISLQNLKSALVKNSTDAMKDSRVVDFVNTVCTLQYRKLDFEEFAASAISVYQMEALETWEQHARRAYELFDKEGNRPIVIEELASELGLGPSVPLHVVLQDWIRHADGKLSFLGFIKLLHGVSSRSIPKA; from the exons ATGGGTCTCTGCCATGGCAAGCCGACGCAAATCCCGGAGCTCGATGCGGAGGAGGATCCCCATGTAgcctccggcgccggcgacggcgcgtcctcgccgtcggcggcggcgcccgcggcgaAGCCGGGTACGCCCAAGCAGCCCAAGTTCCCGTTCTACCTGccgagcccgctcccgccgtcCAGCTACAAGGGCTCGCCAGCGAACTCGAGTGTCGCGACCACGCCGGCGCGCGGAGGGTTCAAGCGCCCGTTCCCGCCACCGTCGCCCGCGAAGCACATCCGCGCGCTCCTCGCGCGGCGGCACGGCTCCGTCAAGCCCAACGAGGCGTCCATCCCCGAGGGCGGTGAACCGGAGCTCGGTCTAGACAAAAGCTTCGGCTTCTCCAAGCACTTCTTCGCCAAGTACGACCTCGGCGAGGAGGTCGGCCGCGGCCACTTCGGCTACACCTGCTCCGCCAAGGCCAAGAAGGGCGAGCACAAGGGTCAGGACGTCGCCGTCAAGGTCATCCCCAAGACCAAG ATGACGACTGCTATTGCCATTGAAGATGTGAGAAGAGAAGTGAGAATATTGAGTTCTCTGACAGGCCATAATAACTTGGTGCAGTTCTATGATGCTTTCGAAGATGAAGATAATGTGTATATAGTTATGGA ATTATGTAAAGGGGGCGAACTGCTGGATAGAATATTAGCAAG AGGTGGAAAGTACTCTGAAGAGGATGCAAAGGTCGTTATGGTACAAATTTTGAGTGTTGTATCATTTTGCCATCTTCAAGGTGTTGTTCATCGTGATCTGAAACCAGAG AATTTCCTTTTCTCTTCAAAGGATGAAAACTCTCCCTTGAAGGTCATAGATTTTGGCTTGTCTGACTTCGTGAAGCCAG ATGAAAGACTTAATGACATTGTTGGAAGCGCATACTACGTTGCTCCGGAGGTGCTCCACCGATCTTATGGCACTGAGGCAGATATGTGGAGCATTGGAGTGATTGCCTATATCTTGCTTTGCGGGAGTCGGCCTTTCTGGGCGCGCACGGAGTCAGGAATCTTTCGAGCTGTCTTGAAAGCAGAGCCAAGTTTTGATGAGGCCCCATGGCCCACTCTCACAGCCGAAGCTAAAGACTTTGTAAAAAGGCTTCTTAATAAGGATTACCGCAAGAGAATGACAGCTGCACAAGCTCTTA GTCATCCGTGGATCCGTAGTGCTCATCAAGTGAAAGTTCCTTTAGATATGATAATCTACAAGCTAATGAGAGCTTACATAAGTTCATCTTCACTGCGGAAGTCTGCTTTGAGG GCCCTAGCCAAGACATTGACTACAAATCAACTGTTTTATGTAAGAGAGCAGTTTGAATTGTTGGGTCCAAACAAGAATGGTTATATCTCTTTGCAAAATTTGAAATCG GCCTTGGTGAAGAACTCCACAGATGCAATGAAGGACTCTAGGGTTGTCGATTTTGTTAACACA GTGTGCACTCTTCAGTACAGAAAGTTGGATTTCGAAGAGTTTGCTGCTTCTGCCATCAGCGTTTACCAGATGGAAGCCTTGGAGACCTGGGAACAGCACGCTAGGCGTGCATATGAACTGTTTGATAAGGAAGGCAACCGGCCTATTGTGATTGAAGAACTCGCATCA GAACTTGGCCTTGGCCCATCAGTGCCGCTTCACGTTGTCCTCCAAGACTGGATCAGACACGCTGACGGGAAGCTGAGCTTCCTGGGATTCATAAAACTTCTGCATGGGGTTTCGTCGCGCTCGATCCCGAAAGCCTAG
- the LOC112879295 gene encoding protein N-lysine methyltransferase METTL21A, with the protein MADSGSPRKREEEEEEDDIVCLDPSFFVDRSYEMTTFTFGSHELRLLCLRAASTDYDLTGQLVWPGAVLMNNYLSEHPENVKGCSVIELGSGIGITGILCSRFCERVVLTDHNDEVLEIIKKNIELQSCSENAHAVLTAEKLEWGNSDHISSIIEKHPGGFDVVLGADICFQQSSISCLFDTVERIIRTQTGNCRFILAYVSRAKVMDGLVLKEAEKHGMCVREVDGTRATISNLEGVIFDISLK; encoded by the exons ATGGCGGACTCCGGCAGCCCGAGGaagcgggaggaggaggaagaggaggacgaTATAGTCTGCCTGGATCCGTCCTTCTTCGTCGACCGCAG CTACGAGATGACGACCTTCACTTTCGGTTCACATGAGTTGCGCCTGCTCTGCCTCCGGGCCGCTTCCA CTGATTATGATCTTACTGGACAGTTAGTGTGGCCAGGTGCAGTCCTAATGAACAACTATCTATCTGAACACCCTGAAAATGTAAAGGGATGTTCAGTTATTGAATTAGGATCTGGGATTG GCATTACTGGCATATTGTGCAGCCGTTTCTGCGAAAGGGTTGTCTTGACTGACCACAATGATGAAGTTCTTGAG ATTATAAAGAAAAATATAGAGTTGCAGTCATGTTCTGAAAATGCACATGCAG TGTTGACAGCTGAGAAGCTAGAGTGGGGGAACTCCGATCACATAAGCAGTATTATTGAAAAACATCCTGGTGGATTTGATGTTGTTCTTGGAGCTGATATTT GCTTCCAGCAATCTAGCATTTCCTGCCTCTTTGATACTGTAGAGAGGATTATTCGTACTCAAACCGGTAACTGCAGATTCATATTGGCTTATGTATCACGAGCTAAAGT CATGGATGGGCTAGTACTCAAGGAAGCTGAAAAACATGGAATGTGTGTTAGAGAAGTGGATGGAACAAGAGCAACCATCTCAAATCTTGAAGGGGTCATATTTGACATTTCCCTGAAATGA
- the LOC112881965 gene encoding 10 kDa chaperonin, mitochondrial-like, translated as MAKRLLPSLNRVLVEKLVQPKKTAGGILLPETSKQLNAAKVVAVGPGERDREGKLIPVALKEGDTVLLPEYGGTEVKLAADKEYLLFREHDILGTLVD; from the exons ATGGCGAAGAGGCTGCTCCCGTCGCTGAACCGGGTGCTGGTGGAGAAGCTGGTGCAGCCCAAGAAGACCGCCGGCGGTATCCTCCTCCCGGAAACATCCAAGCAG CTGAATGCTGCCAAAGTGGTGGCTGTTGGCCCTGGTGAGCGTGACAGGGAGGGTAAACTGATCCCTGTTGCTCTGAAGGAAGGTGACACTGTTCTCCTGCCTGAGTATGGTGGAACTGAAGTCAAGCTTGCTGCTGATAAAGA GTACCTCCTCTTCAGAGAGCATGACATCTTGGGTACACTCGTGGACTGA